In Drosophila santomea strain STO CAGO 1482 chromosome 2L, Prin_Dsan_1.1, whole genome shotgun sequence, a single window of DNA contains:
- the LOC120458887 gene encoding protein toll gives MLSYFPVVWLLFALQVLRVATGQIIPLPTFCLGLSPQCTCAAEANVVRFHCPDEYAMLLEVSEPGASLYMSYYAFADLHWLPRFNISSLVKIEFDAYIFWPEKFLSDLLKTLGVQTVKAIIFRDRTMETVVTRDVHNSGDGYMETSQPGNITTWNFGSVTGLKKFKFFSHVPELQESIFHGFDTLRDLHLSVNVSTLPGSMLTTVNGTLKTLTIESPRIVSFGNRLLRELQQLRNLSIVLIDPSHIRDKQLQPHFFGSMNNLEEVRLASATSSVNRSMFKGTHKLSLIKMNGNDDLTELPGEIFLDQVNLKTLDLSCNAISTLHEDVFKGLGNLTLLDLSKNRLTNLSSTFFDPLTSLNVLRLNKNSLTAMSPSVFQDVVSLNNIEMVSTQFYGATLLMNYEAVVCTNEETCQYKSAEWQCDPRCICWVQRSIGSLIVDCRGTDLEELPDLPDTTLLSTLLKVGNNSLTRLPSVSEHRGYANVSGLFLSDNNLTTLGTGDQLPENLTHLDVRGNQIESIGEEFILFLQEPNNTITLKLSGNPISCGCEALPLLFFVRTNPQRVTDIADIVCTKQKKSFQQMEAFELCPSYVLLISSVIGGLVIVICLITVFYLMFQQELKIWLYNNNLCLWWVSEEELDKDKTYDAFISYSHKDEELISKLLPKLESGPHPFRLCLHDRDWLVGDCIPEQIVRTVDDSKRVIIVLSQHFIDSVWARMEFRIAYQATLQDKRKRIIIILYRELEHMNGIDSELRAYLKLNTYLKWGDPLFWSKLYYAMPHNRRVLKGQKKHAGPLI, from the exons ATGTTAAGTTATTTTCCGGTAGTATGGCTCTTATTCGCCCTACAAGTGCTCCGTGTTGCCACGGGCCAAATCATACCCCTGCCCACTTTTTGTTTGGGCCTTAGCCCGCAGTGCACTTGTGCCGCCGAGGCGAATGTGGTGCGGTTCCACTGTCCGGATGAGTATGCCATGCTGCTGGAGGTGTCGGAGCCGGGGGCATCGCTATATATGAGCTACTACGCCTTCGCCGATTTGCATTGGCTGCCGCGCTTCAACATCAGTTCGCTGGTGAAGATCGAGTTCGATGCGTACATCTTTTGGCCGGAGAAATTCCTGAGTGATTTACTGAAAACCTTGGGTGTGCAGACAGTGAAAGCGATTATTTTCCGCGATCGAACTATGGAAACGGTAGTCACACGCGATGTCCACAACTCGGGCGATGGATATATGGAAACCTCGCAGCCCGGAAACATAACGACCTGGAATTTTGGTTCGGTTACCGGCCTGAAGAAGTTCAAGTTCTTCAGCCACGTGCCGGAGCTGCAGGAGTCCATATTCCACGGATTCGACACCCTGCGGGATCTGCACCTCAGTGTGAACGTGAGCACGCTGCCGGGCAGTATGCTGACTACGGTGAATGGAACGCTGAAAACGCTGACCATCGAGAGTCCGCGTATAGTGTCATTCGGGAATCGACTGCTCCGCGAACTGCAGCAACTGCGCAACTTGAGTATCGTCCTCATAGATCCGTCGCATATACGCGACAAGCAATTGCAACCGCACTTCTTCGGTTCCATGAATAATCTGGAGGAGGTGCGCCTGGCGTCCGCCACAAGTAGTGTGAATCGCAGCATGTTCAAGGGCACCCACAAGTTGTCGCTGATCAAGATGAATGGCAACGACGATCTCACCGAGCTTCCCGGTGAAATTTTCCTGGATCAGGTCAATCTAAAGACCCTGGATCTCTCCTGCAATGCGATCAGCACTCTGCACGAGGATGTCTTCAAGGGCCTGGGCAATCTAACACTGCTGGATCTATCCAAAAATAGACTGACTAACTTGTCGAG CACCTTTTTCGACCCACTGACCTCGCTGAACGTTCTGCGTCTGAACAAGAACTCGCTAACTGCGATGTCGCCGAGTGTGTTCCAGGATGTGGTCAGTCTGAACAACATCGAGATGGTGAGCACCCAGTTCTACGGGGCCACGCTCCTGATGAACTACGAGGCGGTGGTGTGCACCAACGAGGAGACCTGCCAGTACAAGTCGGCGGAATGGCAGTGCGATCCCCGGTGCATCTGCTGGGTGCAGCGGAGCATCGGCAGTCTGATTGTGGATTGCCGCGGAACCGACCTCGAGGAACTGCCCGATTTGCCGGACACCACGCTGCTGAGCACGCTGCTCAAGGTGGGCAACAATAGCCTTACCAGACTGCCCAGCGTGAGCGAACACAGGGGCTATGCCAACGTGAGTGGTCTCTTCCTGTCGGACAATAACCTGACCACCCTTGGAACCGGTGACCAGCTGCCCGAGAATCTCACCCACCTGGACGTGCGTGGCAATCAGATTGAGTCCATCGGCGAGGAGTTCATATTGTTCCTGCAGGAGCCGAACAACACCATAACGCTAAAGTTGTCGGGTAACCCCATCTCCTGTGGGTGTGAAGCCCTTCCCCTCCTGTTCTTCGTGCGCACCAATCCCCAGCGGGTGACTGACATTGCCGATATTGTGTGCACCAAGCAGAAAAAGTCCTTTCAGCAGATGGAGGCCTTCGAGCTGTGTCCTTCGTATGTCCTGCTAATCAGCTCCGTGATCGGTGGCCTGGTGATCGTCATCTGTCTGATCACCGTGTTCTACCTGATGTTCCAGCAGGAGCTGAAGATCTGGCTGTATAACAACAATCTGTGCCTGTGGTGGGTCtccgaggaggagctggacaAGGACAAGACCTACGACGCCTTCATCTCGTACTCGCACAAGGACGAGGAGCTGATCAGCAAGCTCCTGCCGAAGCTGGAGAGCGGTCCGCATCCCTTCCGGTTATGTCTGCACGACCGCGACTGGCTGGTGGGCGACTGTATTCCGGAGCAGATCGTCCGCACCGTGGACGACTCGAAGCGGGTGATCATCGTGCTGTCGCAGCACTTCATCGACTCGGTGTGGGCCCGCATGGAGTTCCGGATCGCTTACCAGGCCACATTGCAGGACAAACGCAAGCggatcatcatcatcctgtACCGGGAACTGGAGCACATGAACGGCATCGATAGCGAGTTGCGGGCATATCTCAAGCTGAACACCTACCTTAAGTGGGGCGATCCGCTCTTCTGGAGCAAGTTGTACTACGCAATGCCGCACAATCGCCGGGTTCTGAAGGGCCAAAAGAAGCATGCGGGTCCGCTAATCTGA
- the LOC120458889 gene encoding very-long-chain (3R)-3-hydroxyacyl-CoA dehydratase 3 — translation MANLSPLVYWSQTKQTLLLKVDLKDAKGAIADFSPVSVNFSANGHGARGVNAYKFELHFYALIDDENATFVVSDNKIELQIRKLEPEWWPRLVATPQKPHWLKIDFDRWRTEDDVEVEEKPRDVRQDYEKEYADLQKRELGYIKEKTKKVYMIFYNLAMFVGYLYIMVVMGVLYYRDGIDSIAKTYANVGNAFKFVQLLQYLEVMHPMFGYTKGSAVVPFFQVSGRNFILFLMIDMEPRMYAKPVVFYVFVIWSLVELVRYPYYLAQLLGREVGLLTWLRYTVWIPLYPMGILCEGIIVLRNIPYIEETKRFTVEMPNSWNITFDMVLFLKIYLMLLILPGSYLVMSHMAKLRSKKLGKGRAKRRQHLHAD, via the exons ATGGCAAACCTCAGTCCGCTGGTCTACTGGTCGCAGACCAAGCAAACCCTATTACTGAAAGTGGACCTCAAAGATGCCAAG GGCGCCATCGCGGACTTTTCGCCGGTTTCGGTGAATTTTAGTGCCAACGGCCACGGAGCTCGCGGAGTGAATGCCTACAAGTTCGAGCTGCACTTCTACGCCTTGATCGACGACGAGAATGCCACCTTCGTGGTCAGCGACAACAAGATCGAGCTGCAGATCCGCAAACTGGAGCCGGAGTGGTGGCCCCGCCTGGTGGCCACTCCCCAGAAGCCCCACTGGCTCAAGATCGACTTCGACCGCTGGCGCACCGAGGACGACGTCGAGGTGGAGGAGAAGCCCCGCGATGTGCGCCAGGACTACGAGAAGGAGTACGCCGATCTCCAGAAGCGCGAGCTGGGCTACATCAAGG AGAAAACGAAGAAGGTGTACATGATCTTTTACAACCTGGCCATGTTCGTGGGCTACCTGTATATCATGGTGGTAATGGGAGTACTCTACTATCGCGATGGCATCGATAGCATTGCCAAAACCTACGCCAATGTGGGCAACGCCTTCAAGTTCGTCCAGCTGCTGCAGTATCTGGAGGTGATGCACCCCATGTTCGGTTACACCAAGGGCAGTGCAGTGGTGCCCTTCTTCCAGGTGTCCGGACGCAACTTCATCCTGTTTCTCATGATCGACATGGAACCGCGCATGTATGCCAAGCCCGTGGTTTTCTACGTTTTTGTAATATGGTCTCTGGTCGAATTGGTGCG ATATCCCTACTACTTGGCGCAATTGCTTGGTCGCGAGGTGGGCCTGCTCACCTGGCTAAGGTACACCGTCTGGATACCGCTCTATCCCATGGGCATCCTGTGCGAGGGCATCATCGTGCTACGTAATATTCCCTATATCGAAGAGACGAAACGGTTTACCGTGGAAATGCCTAATTCCTGGAACATCACCTTTGACATGGTTCTCTTCCTGAAAATATACCTAATGCTGCTGATCCTGCCGGGCAGCTACCTAGTTATGTCGCACATGGCCAAGCTGAGGTCCAAAAAGCTCGGCAAGGGGCGCGCCAAGCGCCGACAGCACCTTCACGCCGACTAG